The following are encoded in a window of Methanobrevibacter ruminantium M1 genomic DNA:
- a CDS encoding cobyrinate a,c-diamide synthase: MNRFLISGTSSNCGKTTITMALLAAFKNRGLDIASFKSGPDYIDPMFHRKVFNVKTHNLDPYFCTEEMLCEQFIRNKGNDLSIIEGAMGFYDGIGVEGRASAWEVAKSIKAPAVLILDAKGMSNSAAAIIKGFKEFKEDSMVEGVIFNNISPMLYPLLRDIVESIGIKAYGFLPRREEYSIGSRNLGLITADEIQDIKDKINGLSQLAEEYIDLDGLYELAKSAPELKTNDFIGEVLTDSQNEESADSSNKPRIAVSRDKAFCFMYEENIEILEDLGCEVVYFSPLEDKKLPDNISGLYLCGGYPELYKEELSNNKDLCSSLKEIISNGIPTIAECGGFMYLHDSIENVPMVGFIKGNCIKTDKLQRFGYIEIKALKDNLLCSENDSIRVHEFHYYDSENCGEDFMAKKASNGLEYLCCHGSDSLYAGFPHIYLPANPDFARSFVRNARNWKH, translated from the coding sequence CCTGATTATATTGACCCAATGTTTCATAGAAAGGTCTTTAATGTAAAGACACATAACCTTGATCCCTATTTCTGCACTGAAGAGATGCTTTGTGAGCAGTTTATTAGAAACAAAGGAAATGATTTAAGCATAATAGAGGGGGCTATGGGTTTTTATGATGGAATTGGAGTTGAAGGAAGAGCAAGCGCTTGGGAAGTTGCCAAATCCATCAAGGCTCCAGCGGTGCTCATTCTTGATGCAAAGGGAATGAGCAATTCTGCAGCTGCAATCATAAAGGGCTTTAAGGAATTCAAAGAAGACAGTATGGTTGAAGGAGTCATTTTCAATAATATTTCTCCAATGTTATATCCTCTTTTAAGAGACATTGTTGAAAGCATTGGCATAAAGGCTTATGGTTTCTTGCCTAGGAGGGAAGAATACTCAATAGGAAGCCGTAACTTAGGATTAATCACTGCAGATGAGATTCAGGACATAAAAGATAAAATAAATGGATTAAGTCAATTGGCTGAAGAGTACATTGATTTAGATGGCTTGTATGAATTGGCTAAGTCTGCTCCTGAATTAAAAACTAATGATTTTATAGGAGAAGTTTTAACTGATTCCCAAAATGAAGAAAGTGCAGATTCAAGTAATAAACCACGCATAGCAGTCTCTCGAGATAAGGCATTCTGCTTTATGTATGAAGAAAACATAGAAATACTAGAGGATTTAGGATGTGAAGTGGTCTATTTCAGTCCTTTAGAGGATAAAAAACTTCCAGATAATATTTCTGGTTTATATCTATGCGGAGGCTATCCTGAATTATATAAGGAGGAACTATCCAATAATAAGGACTTATGCTCTTCATTAAAAGAAATAATCTCTAATGGAATCCCTACAATAGCGGAATGCGGAGGATTTATGTATCTGCATGATTCCATTGAGAATGTCCCTATGGTTGGATTTATAAAGGGAAACTGCATTAAAACAGATAAATTGCAGCGCTTTGGCTATATTGAAATTAAGGCATTAAAGGATAATCTATTATGCAGTGAAAACGATAGTATCAGAGTCCATGAATTCCATTATTATGACAGTGAGAACTGTGGAGAGGATTTCATGGCAAAGAAAGCATCTAATGGCTTGGAATATCTTTGCTGTCATGGTTCGGATAGTCTTTATGCTGGTTTTCCTCATATTTATCTACCTGCAAACCCTGATTTTGCAAGATCTTTTGTTAGGAATGCTAGAAATTGGAAACATTAA
- a CDS encoding precorrin-8X methylmutase → MKIELEQVEPAEIENRSMEIIESELPHEIDPKLAPIIKRAVHTAADFDYVDNLCFSEDVVDKALEAIKNGACIVTDTQMAKAGINKAELKKHGGDVFCFMSDDDVRDMAKKNHSTRARASMDKASQLDRPLIFAIGNAPTALIRLYELIQEGKLKPELIIGVPVGFVNVVQSKELIMQCDVPYIVARGRKGGSNVAAAISNALLYILRDQMK, encoded by the coding sequence ATGAAAATTGAATTGGAACAGGTCGAGCCTGCTGAAATTGAAAATAGGAGTATGGAAATAATAGAATCTGAATTGCCTCATGAAATTGACCCTAAATTGGCACCTATCATTAAAAGGGCAGTTCATACTGCTGCTGATTTTGATTATGTGGATAACTTATGCTTTTCAGAGGATGTTGTTGATAAGGCATTGGAAGCGATTAAAAATGGAGCTTGCATTGTCACTGATACTCAAATGGCAAAGGCAGGAATCAATAAGGCAGAGCTTAAAAAGCATGGCGGTGATGTCTTCTGCTTTATGAGTGATGATGATGTTAGGGATATGGCTAAAAAGAATCATTCAACTAGAGCTAGAGCATCTATGGATAAGGCATCACAGCTGGACAGGCCATTGATATTTGCTATTGGAAATGCTCCAACAGCTTTGATAAGGTTGTATGAATTGATTCAGGAAGGCAAGCTCAAACCAGAACTTATCATTGGAGTTCCAGTGGGTTTTGTTAATGTGGTTCAGTCAAAAGAGCTTATTATGCAATGTGATGTTCCTTATATCGTTGCTCGCGGACGCAAAGGTGGAAGCAATGTAGCAGCAGCTATTTCTAATGCATTGCTTTATATCTTAAGAGATCAAATGAAGTAA
- a CDS encoding sirohydrochlorin cobaltochelatase — protein MVDKIILVVSFGTSYNNNRALTIGAIEKDIDEAFPDYEMRRAFTSQMVINKLKRRDDLDIDNVQDALERAVNDGVKTVIVQPTHVMDGTEYHFKIKDTVDKYIDKFDNITIADPLLITDEDFEDLISSITKDDESSDETAIVYMGHGSPAESNMVYTKLQSMLGEKGFDHYYIGTVEAKPDYDDVLAMVKEGDYKKIILKPLMVVAGDHAQNDMAGDEDDSWKSMFQDEGYDVDCLIEGLAQSKDIRDVYIKHVQKAIDDLS, from the coding sequence ATGGTTGATAAAATTATTTTAGTGGTTAGTTTTGGTACATCTTATAACAATAACCGTGCTCTTACCATTGGAGCTATTGAAAAGGATATTGATGAGGCATTTCCAGATTATGAAATGAGAAGGGCATTTACTAGTCAAATGGTAATAAACAAGCTTAAAAGACGTGATGACTTGGATATTGACAATGTTCAAGATGCTCTTGAAAGGGCAGTGAATGATGGTGTCAAGACAGTCATTGTACAGCCAACTCATGTAATGGACGGAACTGAATATCATTTCAAAATCAAGGACACTGTAGATAAGTACATTGATAAATTTGATAATATTACAATCGCAGATCCTTTATTAATCACTGATGAAGACTTTGAAGACTTAATCAGCAGCATAACTAAAGATGATGAATCAAGTGATGAAACAGCTATTGTTTATATGGGTCATGGCTCTCCTGCTGAGTCTAATATGGTTTATACCAAATTGCAATCCATGTTAGGAGAAAAGGGATTCGATCATTATTATATAGGCACTGTAGAGGCTAAGCCTGATTATGATGATGTCTTGGCTATGGTTAAGGAAGGAGACTATAAGAAAATCATCCTAAAGCCTCTGATGGTTGTTGCTGGAGATCATGCTCAAAACGATATGGCTGGAGATGAAGATGATTCTTGGAAATCCATGTTCCAAGATGAAGGATACGATGTGGATTGTCTAATTGAAGGTCTGGCACAGTCTAAAGACATCAGGGATGTCTATATCAAGCATGTTCAAAAGGCAATTGATGATTTGAGTTAA
- a CDS encoding class I SAM-dependent methyltransferase, with translation MSNQDEENYMDDELLLNARKPKGELGEKLIENMNINHESLAQWSLNHLEIDKDDFILDIGCGGGVNVERFLKMTDNKVFGLDYSELSVEKSIELNRESIDDGRCEIIQGSVSDMPFEEGIFNIATAFETVYFWPDFVNDLKEVHRILKKDGIFFIANEALPNEYDKRQQRIIELLEMHIYSKEELEDSLEKAGFSDVKCFIKEAKDSFTGDDAYWICVIAKK, from the coding sequence ATGTCTAATCAAGATGAAGAAAACTATATGGATGATGAATTATTGCTTAATGCTCGAAAGCCTAAAGGAGAATTAGGGGAGAAACTAATTGAGAACATGAATATAAACCACGAATCCCTTGCACAGTGGAGCCTAAATCATTTAGAGATTGATAAGGATGATTTTATTTTAGATATTGGCTGCGGCGGAGGAGTTAATGTGGAAAGATTCCTTAAAATGACAGACAATAAGGTCTTTGGTCTTGATTATTCAGAGCTTTCAGTTGAGAAATCCATTGAATTGAATAGGGAATCAATTGATGATGGAAGATGTGAAATAATTCAAGGTTCAGTTTCCGATATGCCCTTTGAAGAAGGGATTTTTAATATTGCTACAGCCTTTGAAACAGTTTACTTCTGGCCTGATTTTGTAAATGACCTAAAGGAAGTCCATAGAATTTTAAAAAAAGATGGAATATTCTTTATTGCTAACGAAGCTCTTCCAAATGAGTATGACAAGCGTCAACAGCGCATCATTGAATTGTTAGAGATGCATATTTATTCAAAAGAAGAATTAGAGGATTCTTTAGAAAAAGCTGGTTTTTCTGATGTTAAATGTTTTATAAAGGAAGCCAAAGACTCTTTTACTGGCGATGATGCATATTGGATTTGTGTGATTGCTAAAAAGTAA
- a CDS encoding RNA-guided pseudouridylation complex pseudouridine synthase subunit Cbf5, whose protein sequence is MDDYLIKSKSETNPEYGCNPYERPIEEHIAKGIINLDKPSGPTSHEVDSWVKRILGCNKTGHGGTLDPKVTGVLPIGIDNATRVSQLLLPAGKEYVCLMHLHREIPEDQVKGIFNEFTGKIYQTPPVKSAVKRELRVRNIYYSTIYEIEGQDVLFRIGCEAGTYVRTYCHDIGEALGCGAHMAELRRTRVGPFDERNNDLVNLHDLTDAYHFYLEDGDEEHIRKAIQPMEVASSHLPQIFIKDSAVEAICHGAKLGAGGICKLSKDIQKGNLVAIKSLKGELVAAGTSLLSSQEIMNADSGLVVDTNKVFMDTGIYPKGW, encoded by the coding sequence ATGGATGATTATTTAATTAAATCAAAATCTGAAACTAATCCTGAATATGGATGCAATCCATATGAAAGACCTATTGAAGAACATATAGCTAAAGGAATAATCAATTTAGACAAGCCTTCAGGCCCTACCTCCCACGAAGTGGACTCCTGGGTTAAAAGGATCCTCGGATGCAATAAGACAGGCCATGGGGGAACACTTGATCCTAAGGTGACTGGGGTGCTTCCTATTGGCATAGACAACGCCACAAGAGTGAGCCAACTTCTCCTTCCAGCAGGTAAGGAATATGTATGTCTTATGCATTTGCATAGGGAAATACCAGAAGATCAAGTAAAAGGGATATTCAATGAATTTACAGGCAAGATTTACCAGACACCCCCTGTTAAATCAGCTGTAAAACGTGAATTAAGGGTAAGAAATATTTATTACTCTACCATCTATGAAATAGAAGGACAGGATGTCCTCTTTAGGATAGGATGCGAAGCCGGAACATATGTCAGAACCTATTGTCATGATATCGGTGAGGCATTGGGCTGCGGAGCTCATATGGCTGAGCTTAGAAGAACTAGGGTAGGTCCATTCGATGAGCGAAACAATGACCTTGTAAACTTGCATGACCTTACAGATGCATATCATTTCTATTTGGAAGACGGAGATGAAGAGCATATTAGAAAGGCCATCCAACCAATGGAAGTGGCTAGCTCACACCTTCCTCAGATATTCATTAAAGACTCTGCAGTTGAAGCGATCTGCCATGGGGCAAAGCTTGGTGCAGGTGGAATTTGCAAATTGTCCAAGGACATTCAAAAGGGCAATCTTGTTGCAATAAAGTCTTTAAAAGGAGAACTGGTAGCTGCAGGAACTTCTCTTTTATCCTCTCAAGAGATAATGAATGCAGATTCCGGTTTGGTGGTTGATACAAATAAGGTCTTTATGGATACAGGAATCTATCCGAAAGGATGGTAA
- a CDS encoding DUF2085 domain-containing protein, with protein sequence MSVFDYICHRRPERSFFYKGRQFPVCARCTGFYISGIASIILFKYFPLPNTLTTLAIGILLLIPCAIDGTSQLFEMRESNNVLRLITGLLGGVGLIMIYEVVLNFVFLNFIY encoded by the coding sequence ATGAGCGTATTTGATTATATTTGCCATAGAAGACCTGAAAGAAGCTTCTTTTATAAGGGACGGCAATTTCCAGTATGTGCAAGATGTACAGGATTTTATATAAGTGGAATAGCTAGCATAATCCTATTTAAATACTTTCCATTACCTAACACTCTAACAACATTAGCTATTGGAATCTTGCTTCTTATTCCATGTGCAATTGATGGAACAAGCCAATTGTTTGAGATGAGAGAAAGCAATAATGTTCTACGTTTGATTACAGGCCTTTTAGGAGGAGTAGGGCTTATTATGATATATGAAGTGGTTTTAAACTTTGTCTTTTTAAATTTTATTTATTAA
- a CDS encoding SHOCT domain-containing protein — MARREENTFDFLGLFTEEIGGKKNKSNGAIKFQKDKLFIEKRSRLNGKLKDSYEISYDELDSESIDRPAINRVEIKLKDKTISLKTLDHEMLDNFEDKLLDIVEGPKLAVEDSPVANAPYNAAEIKSDSKIGEIDIPDQIRKYHELYKEGIISEEEFENKKKELLDL; from the coding sequence ATGGCAAGAAGGGAAGAGAATACATTTGATTTTTTAGGACTTTTTACAGAAGAAATAGGCGGAAAGAAGAATAAGTCAAATGGAGCTATAAAATTTCAAAAGGATAAACTTTTCATTGAAAAAAGAAGCAGATTGAATGGAAAGCTTAAGGACAGCTATGAAATCAGTTATGATGAATTGGATAGTGAAAGCATCGATCGCCCAGCTATCAATAGGGTGGAGATTAAATTAAAGGATAAGACAATTTCATTGAAGACCTTAGACCATGAGATGTTAGATAATTTTGAAGATAAGCTTTTAGATATTGTTGAAGGTCCTAAACTTGCTGTTGAAGATTCTCCAGTTGCAAACGCTCCATACAATGCTGCAGAGATTAAATCAGATTCTAAGATTGGTGAGATAGATATTCCAGACCAGATTAGAAAGTATCATGAGCTCTATAAAGAGGGAATCATTTCAGAGGAAGAGTTTGAGAATAAGAAGAAGGAGCTTTTGGATCTATAG
- a CDS encoding 30S ribosomal protein S13 → MEDDFKHLVRISRKDVDGNKTIEQALTQIKGVGLSLSRSICLTLGLNTTDKIGYISEDDVTKIEDLLENPQNYSIPDWMLNRRKDYATGDDLHLIESDLDMTLRDDLNRMKKTRSYKGRRHEVGLPVRGQRTKSTFRHSSTVGVSRSRR, encoded by the coding sequence ATGGAAGACGACTTTAAGCACTTAGTGCGTATATCCAGAAAGGACGTAGATGGAAACAAAACTATCGAACAAGCTTTAACTCAAATTAAAGGTGTTGGATTATCCTTATCTAGATCTATCTGTCTTACTTTAGGTTTAAATACTACCGATAAGATTGGTTACATCTCTGAAGATGATGTTACCAAAATTGAAGACCTTTTAGAAAATCCTCAAAACTACAGCATCCCTGATTGGATGTTAAACAGACGTAAGGATTACGCTACTGGAGACGACCTTCATTTGATTGAATCTGACCTTGACATGACTTTAAGGGACGATTTAAACAGAATGAAAAAGACCAGAAGTTACAAAGGAAGAAGACATGAAGTTGGTTTACCAGTTAGAGGACAAAGAACTAAATCTACTTTCAGACACAGTTCTACTGTCGGTGTAAGTCGTTCCAGAAGATAA
- a CDS encoding 30S ribosomal protein S4: MGHPRKARKKYDTPPHPWNAERIKTENKLMSKYGLKNKKEIWKADTLVRKYSREARYLLGFSQDQVQVETEELLGHLKRTGILDEAAHLENILDLTVEDILRRRLQTIVFQKGLARTAKEARMFVVHGHIALNGKKINSPSYVVKRGEEEAVGFYHSSPVAKQIEEYNKAASQAGENQ; this comes from the coding sequence ATGGGACATCCAAGAAAAGCAAGGAAAAAGTATGATACTCCACCTCATCCTTGGAATGCAGAAAGAATTAAAACTGAAAATAAATTAATGTCTAAATACGGCTTAAAAAACAAGAAAGAAATTTGGAAAGCTGATACTTTAGTTAGAAAATACAGTAGGGAAGCAAGATACTTATTAGGGTTCTCTCAAGATCAAGTACAAGTTGAAACCGAAGAATTACTCGGACACTTGAAAAGAACCGGTATCCTCGATGAAGCTGCTCACTTAGAAAACATTTTAGACTTAACTGTAGAAGATATTTTAAGAAGAAGATTACAGACTATAGTTTTCCAAAAAGGTTTAGCTCGCACAGCTAAGGAAGCAAGAATGTTTGTAGTACACGGACACATTGCTTTAAACGGCAAAAAGATTAACTCTCCAAGTTATGTAGTAAAAAGAGGAGAAGAAGAAGCAGTTGGTTTCTACCACTCTTCCCCAGTAGCTAAACAGATTGAAGAATACAATAAGGCAGCTAGTCAAGCTGGAGAAAATCAATAA
- a CDS encoding 30S ribosomal protein S11 yields the protein MAKDEKWGIANIYSSFNNTILTVTDITGAETICQWSGGRVVRADRQQSSPFAAMEAANRAAEDAKEKGFVGLHIRVRAPGGNGPRSPGPGAQATIRALARAGIKIGKIEDITPIPHDGTGRPGGKRGRRV from the coding sequence ATGGCAAAAGACGAAAAATGGGGAATAGCTAATATTTATTCATCCTTTAACAATACTATCTTGACTGTAACTGATATTACAGGAGCAGAAACCATTTGTCAATGGTCTGGTGGTAGAGTAGTACGTGCAGACAGACAGCAATCATCACCTTTTGCAGCTATGGAAGCAGCAAACAGAGCAGCTGAAGATGCAAAGGAAAAAGGATTTGTCGGATTGCACATAAGAGTAAGAGCTCCTGGTGGAAATGGTCCTAGAAGTCCAGGTCCTGGTGCACAAGCAACCATTCGTGCATTAGCAAGAGCTGGAATTAAAATTGGTAAAATTGAAGATATAACTCCTATACCTCATGATGGTACTGGAAGACCAGGCGGTAAAAGAGGAAGAAGAGTATAA
- a CDS encoding DNA-directed RNA polymerase subunit D, giving the protein MEIDVKKQDENSMVFIVRDAEVPFINAIRRIAMMRVPKLAIEDVFIVKNDSAMFDEVLAHRLGLTPLVSDLESIEGLVMREDCDCNHDENGNYVDKGEYCPRCSVSFSLNETGPKVVYSRDLKSCGDSRIKPVYDTIPLLKLKEDQDVELEAVAKLGIGKEHAKWVPTTVCAYKQYPEITFNEGEDVVYQVADACPRNVLDANRDDGVIEVIDIENCSLCKTCVRTAKAAGSKFINVGYRENDFIFKIETDGSMPPKEVLLKACDVLDAKTDEFITFSEGGS; this is encoded by the coding sequence ATGGAAATTGATGTCAAAAAACAAGATGAAAATTCTATGGTTTTCATAGTCCGTGATGCAGAAGTGCCTTTTATCAATGCAATCAGAAGAATCGCAATGATGAGAGTACCAAAATTAGCTATCGAAGATGTATTTATTGTAAAAAACGATTCTGCTATGTTTGATGAAGTGTTAGCTCACAGATTAGGATTGACTCCTTTGGTTTCTGATTTGGAATCAATTGAAGGATTAGTCATGAGAGAAGATTGTGACTGCAACCATGATGAAAATGGAAACTATGTGGATAAGGGTGAATACTGCCCTAGATGTAGCGTATCCTTTTCATTAAATGAAACCGGACCAAAAGTAGTTTATTCAAGGGATTTAAAATCTTGTGGTGACTCAAGGATTAAACCAGTATACGATACCATACCTCTTTTGAAGTTAAAAGAGGATCAAGATGTTGAATTGGAAGCTGTAGCAAAGTTAGGAATCGGAAAGGAACATGCAAAATGGGTTCCTACAACAGTTTGCGCATATAAGCAATATCCGGAAATCACTTTCAATGAAGGTGAAGATGTGGTCTATCAAGTTGCTGATGCATGCCCAAGGAATGTGTTGGATGCAAACAGGGACGATGGAGTCATTGAAGTCATTGATATTGAAAACTGTTCATTATGTAAGACTTGCGTAAGGACAGCTAAGGCAGCAGGTTCTAAATTCATCAATGTTGGATATCGTGAAAATGATTTTATTTTTAAAATTGAAACTGATGGATCAATGCCTCCTAAAGAGGTTTTATTAAAAGCTTGTGATGTTTTGGATGCTAAAACAGACGAGTTTATCACATTTAGTGAAGGAGGAAGCTAA
- a CDS encoding 50S ribosomal protein L18e: MAREIKKTNPNLIALIYNLRKQSYEEGVAIWKDVAIKLEKPARNQAEVSLSHINKNTVEGETVVVPGKVLSDGKLDHKVTIAALGFTKNAEAKIEKFGCEALSIAELAEANPKGSNVKIML, from the coding sequence ATGGCTAGAGAAATTAAGAAAACTAATCCTAACCTTATTGCACTTATTTACAATCTTAGAAAACAGTCTTATGAAGAAGGAGTAGCTATCTGGAAAGATGTAGCTATCAAACTTGAGAAACCTGCTAGAAACCAAGCGGAAGTAAGCCTTTCTCACATTAATAAAAATACTGTTGAAGGAGAAACTGTGGTTGTACCAGGTAAAGTCTTATCTGACGGCAAATTGGACCACAAGGTAACTATCGCAGCATTAGGATTTACTAAAAACGCTGAAGCAAAAATAGAAAAGTTCGGTTGTGAAGCTTTATCTATTGCAGAGCTTGCAGAAGCAAATCCTAAAGGTAGCAATGTTAAGATTATGTTATAA
- a CDS encoding 50S ribosomal protein L13 has protein sequence MIINGEGHILGRLASVVSKQLLEGEEIVVLNAEKIMLTGNKDWAYAKYKQRVDRASISNPRDLGPKYPRRPEDIFRRTVRGMLPMKKAKGRNAFKGFKAFVGVPEEYADAELLTMPEAEYNDIKKGMELGEISKLLGAKFD, from the coding sequence ATGATTATTAACGGTGAAGGACATATTTTAGGAAGACTTGCTAGCGTTGTCAGCAAGCAGCTTCTTGAAGGCGAAGAGATTGTAGTTCTCAACGCTGAAAAAATAATGTTAACTGGTAATAAGGATTGGGCTTACGCTAAGTACAAGCAAAGAGTGGACAGAGCAAGCATCTCTAACCCTCGTGACTTAGGTCCTAAATATCCAAGAAGACCAGAAGATATATTCAGAAGAACCGTAAGAGGTATGTTACCTATGAAAAAAGCAAAAGGTAGAAATGCTTTTAAAGGATTCAAGGCATTTGTAGGCGTACCTGAAGAGTATGCTGATGCTGAACTTTTAACCATGCCTGAAGCTGAATATAACGACATTAAAAAAGGAATGGAATTAGGAGAAATCTCTAAACTTTTAGGTGCTAAATTCGATTAG
- a CDS encoding 30S ribosomal protein S9 translates to MKVVHASGKRKTAIARGTIREGTGKVRINKVPLELYSPELARLKLTEPLELAGEVADNVDISIRVNGGGVMGQAEAARMVIAKGLVQWTQDMDLKEVYTQYDRTMLVGDPRRSEPKKYGGPGARARKQKSYR, encoded by the coding sequence ATGAAAGTTGTTCATGCAAGCGGTAAGCGTAAAACAGCTATTGCAAGAGGTACCATCAGAGAAGGTACCGGTAAGGTAAGAATCAATAAGGTTCCTTTAGAACTTTATTCTCCAGAACTTGCACGTTTAAAATTAACCGAACCATTAGAATTAGCAGGAGAAGTTGCAGACAATGTGGACATCTCCATTAGAGTTAATGGTGGAGGAGTTATGGGCCAAGCTGAAGCTGCACGTATGGTAATTGCAAAAGGTTTAGTTCAATGGACTCAAGACATGGACTTGAAAGAGGTTTATACCCAATATGACAGAACCATGTTAGTAGGAGACCCAAGACGTTCCGAACCTAAGAAATACGGTGGTCCTGGAGCTAGAGCTCGTAAACAAAAAAGTTACAGATAA
- a CDS encoding DNA-directed RNA polymerase subunit N has protein sequence MIPIRCISCGKPVSAYFDEYNSRLADGEKSKDILDDMGITRYCCRRMLISHVETWE, from the coding sequence ATGATACCTATACGATGTATAAGTTGTGGAAAACCCGTTTCTGCATATTTTGATGAATATAACAGCAGATTAGCTGATGGTGAAAAGTCAAAAGATATTTTGGATGATATGGGTATTACAAGATATTGTTGTAGAAGAATGTTAATTTCTCATGTTGAAACTTGGGAATAA
- a CDS encoding DNA-directed RNA polymerase subunit K gives MAAKKSTAKKLTRFEKARVLGARAIQLSMGAKPMEHKEIEKFIKNSKSLDPIDIATLELELGILPLDVRPKE, from the coding sequence ATGGCTGCAAAAAAAAGCACTGCAAAAAAATTAACAAGATTTGAAAAGGCTAGGGTTTTAGGTGCAAGAGCTATTCAGCTTTCTATGGGCGCAAAGCCTATGGAGCATAAGGAAATTGAAAAGTTCATTAAAAACTCAAAATCTCTTGATCCTATAGACATAGCTACTTTAGAACTTGAATTAGGTATTTTACCTTTAGATGTTAGACCAAAAGAATAA